In the Callospermophilus lateralis isolate mCalLat2 chromosome 7, mCalLat2.hap1, whole genome shotgun sequence genome, acctggaacacacTGAGGGTGGACatcaggggtgggagggaagagtGGAAAGGGCCGCTGTTAGAGGTACTAGGAGAGTCAGTGGGGAATGGGCAATGGAGAGGGTCAGGGGACCAGGGGAAAGTCTCTGGGGGCAGGGTCTGCATGGGCACTTGGGGCAGTGAGGATCAGGGGGTTCCTGCCACTGTGGCCCCCTCTGCCCAGAATTCCACCCGGGCCCCCACTACCTCCTGCCCCCCATCCACGAGGTCATTCACTCTCGTCGTGGGGCCACGGCCACGCTACCCTGCGTCCTGGGCACCTCGCCTCCCAGTTACAAGGTACGCTGGAGCAAAGTGGAGCCCGGGGAGCTCCGGGAGACACTGATCCTCATCACCAACGGACTGCACGCCCGGGGCTACGGGCCTCTGGGAGGGCGCGCCAGGATGCGTAGGAGCCATCGCCTGGACGCCTCCCTGGTCATCGAGGGCGTGCGCCTGGAGGACGAGGGCCGGTACCGCTGCGAGCTCGTCAACGGCATCGAGGACGAGAGCGTGGCGCTGACCTTGCGCCTGGAAGGTGAGGCCCTTCAGCGGCCTTCTGCTCCTCCCTGGACAGGGTCGcgaggcgcgggtctcccagaacTCCGTCCCAGCACCGTCCCGCCGCTCCCGGGTCCGCGCAGCAGCGTCCCCAGGCCGCGCCGCCCTCTTCTCCCCTCCGCCCACCTGTCGCCCCGCCCGACTCCCCGCCCCCGGCAGGTGTGGTGTTTCCCTACCAACCCAGCCGCGGCCGGTACCAGTTCAATTACTACGAGGCGAAGCAGGCGTGCGAGGAGCAGGACGGACGCCTGGCCACTTACAGCCAGCTGTACCAGGGTGAGCGGCCCAGCCCCGGCACCGCCTGATCCCACCCCGGGCTGTCACCAGGGGCCCAACCCGAGAGTCCGGTGCCTTGACGCCTGTCTTCCCCCGCCCTCCGCCCTGCGCAGCGTGGACCGAGGGGCTGGACTGGTGTAACGCGGGCTGGCTGCTGGAGGGCTCCGTGCGCTACCCCGTGCTCACCGCGCGCGCTCCGTGCGGCGGCCGAGGGCGGCCGGGCATCCGCAGCTACGGGCCACGCGACCGCAAGCGCGACCGCTACGACGCCTTCTGCTTCACCTCGGCTCTGGCAGGTGAGGGGCGGAGAGAGCCGGCCACCGGGACTTGGGGCGGGGTCTGAAGAATAGGGGCGGAAAGTGCAGGGCGCAAAGCGCGAGTCGCCGGCGGTGGCCTCCCTTCCCGAGGCTCCGCCGTCCCTCCAGCAGCCCGCCCGTCCAGGCTCCTTCCCCGCTCCGAAACCCACCTGCATCCGGTTGCCACGACCCTTTCTCTGCCACCACCCGAGTGGTGCTGGCCCTGCGCCTTGCTCCGCAGCCCGGGGGTCTGAATCCTAGCGCCACCGCGCCACCGCGCCTCCCCGCCCCCCACGCCTGGTGACCCCGCTTTGGTCCCTAGGCCAGGTGTTCTTCGTGCCTGGGCGACTGACGCTCTCTGAAGCGCACGCGGCGTGCCGGCGGCGCGGGGCGGTGGTAGCCAAGGTCGGGCACCTCTACGCCGCCTGGAAGTTCTCGGGGCTGGACCAATGCGACGGCGGCTGGCTGGCGGACGGCAGCGTGCGCTTCCCCATCACTGTGCCGCGGCCGCGCTGCGGGGGCCTCCCGGACCCCGGGGTGCGCAGCTTCGGCTTCCCCAGACCCCAGCAGGCGGCCTACGGGACCTACTGCTACGCGGAGTAGAATCCACGGCCCCCCATCAGCGCCCGCCAAGAAGAGTGGTGGCGGGGTCACTTGCCGCCCCTTTCCCAGGAGCCTTCTGTCACGCTACACGCGGAGCGGTCCCTCCTGACCTGCCTTCCCAGCCGGGGGCTGCGGGCCACGGACTCCGGCTGGCCCAGCTTTGGGGAGGGGAGGTGGTGGCATTCCCCCGCGGCTGCGTGCGACCCTTGGACCCATAGACCGCAGATCCACGGGGTTCCCATCCCAGAGAACGCAGACACACAGGGCGGAGGGTCGCCCCGAGGAATTAACTGGCCTCTGCGTACAGTAATAAAATAACGTGGGGACCTTCGGTGTCTGATGAGGCTGGGAAGCGTGGGGGTGTGGGTGTGCGGGAGGAATGACCCGGGACCCAGCGTGCAGACTGCGCGCCTGGGAAGACAGGGTAGGAGGAGGGCATCCACTGCCTCCAAAGGATGGGTTATCAGAAGACAGCATTGCGACGAAAGGGCTATCACAGGCTGGTAGCGCTGAGCGCAACTCCTGGACGGGACCTTGAGGGCCGATGGTGCCGTGAGCCACAATCTGGACGCAGCGCGGAGCTTCCTGGAGCCGCTGGAGGAACAGGGCGGCCTAAATGGAGAGGTTCTGGTCGCGAGTTCAGTGTCTCCAGAGAGCAAAGTCCACGGCCCGCTTGGAGGGTTCATACACACTCGGGACCCAGTGTCCTGGTCGCACTTGGGGAACAATGCCCCTGTTGGCCAGGGCAGGACACGCAGGTGCCCTAGAAGAGGGCGATGGCACCTGCGCTGGAAGTCCCACACCCAGGCTACACCTGATGACCTGGGTCACCCTGTGATTCCAAGGAATGGGAGGAAGAGGAACAGGGAGGCTCTAACGTGGAGTGGATGAAGGACGTGGGTGAAGGACGCCGATAGCCAGGGCTTTTCTGACCCCTCTGGTCTCAGCCTCCTTGTTGAAGTGGGGACGTTAATGACCAAACTGAGAATTTAAAGTGTAGGTAAAAGTGCCTAGCATATCTTTGGGGCCCACTTCCTAGGTGCCTTTGTCACGACTTAAAAGATTCTGAATATTTCAATAAGGGTAATACAATCAAAGCTTAATGCTGGAGAAAGAAGCACCCTAGGCATGGGCATACTACaggcaataaaatatttaaattgtaaCTTACTACCAAACATAGAAACATACTGTACAATACTCAAACCTGATATATGATGGTATGTATCCAATTTAGAAATATGtgatatataaatgtataaaaataaatgtgatttttaaaaggtaaaaaaaaaagaggggggtgGCTATCACAGACCAAGGGAGAGAGCAGGAAAGTCTCCTGGCCCAGGACCCCAGCGGGAGAACCCAGACTGTTATTGCGATAGGTGCCACGCGGGGGCGCCGCGCACTCACCTAGGGTTCCTCTAGTTCTTCTGTTAGGAGCGCTGCACACCCCGAGGCCTGCCCTCTGGACCCCAGAGAACAAATATACTGTGGACCTAAACATATTTCAAAATGTGTTTACATCTTGAGAGTCTCCCAGAGCGCTTTCAGGGACTGCTATAAAAGAAAGGAGCCGGGCGCAGTGgcgcaggaggctgagacaggaggttcaaagccagcctcagcaaaggcgaggtactaagcaactcagtgagacccttctctaaataaaatacaaaataaggctggggatgtggctcagtgatcgagtgcccctcactgtggctcagtgattgagtgcccctcgaTCTTGCCAATCCTtggtacataaataaataaataaataaataaagattcaaAAGCAAAGACAGGTGTTAAAATCAATGGGAAATTAGTCCTTCCGGAGGAGACAAACACCAAACTCGAGGTCACAGGCAAACCTGGAACTAGAACAATGACCTTCTAAACATATGGCTAAAAGTACTAATCAATAGACAAACTCTAATGttaccaatttattttttcatgtatttcatgcacgtgtgcacacacacacacaagcacacacacacacagagttatgTATAGCTTAACAACAAGGAAATGTTTTAAGAACTCACATGATTTTCTCCTGGTTCCAACATCACAGGGTGTACTTACATAAACCCTGATGGTAGAGCCTACTGTATACCTAGGCTacagggtggagtcttgcttttaGGCCACAACACTGTTCAGCATGTTACTGTACATAATATTGTAGACAATTGTAACACAATGGTGTTTGGgggatttaaaaatagaaaagttaCAGTAAAATTATGATATGAAAGACAACAAGATGGTGAGCTTGTCCAGGGCCCTCACCACGAGTGGAGTTTGCAGGACTGGAAGCTCCTCTGGGTGAGTCAGTGACTGTGCAGTGAGTGGACCTGATGCCCTACTGTACACTTTATAAACACTCTACTCTAGGCCACAGCAACTTTATAAAGAacgtttttcttttttcattgacAAATGAACCTTAGCTTACTGTAACtccaccccccctttttttttgttaGATTGTTCTGCTTtttggtgatactggggattgaaccctgggccccaCATCCGATAGAGGAattccctaccactgagctacacccccctgCACTGTAGCTTTTTTACTTCATAAATTTTGAGATCTTTAAAAACTTTTCCACTCTTTTTGTAATAGCACTTagctgaaaacaaacattatagcAGCCATACAAAAATATTTCTTACCTTATATCCTCACTCTATGAGCTTTCATCTATTaatcattctttatttttttaagttgtcaatggatcttttttatttacttatatgtggtgctgaggatggaactccgggcctcacacaggccaggcgagcgctctaccactgagccacgcctCCAGCCCCTAGTAatcatttataaaaaactttttttgttaaaaactaagacacacacacacacacacacacacacacacacacacattagccTACACAAGGCCAGGATTATAATTGCCACGGTCTGCTGCCTTCACATCTTGTCCCCCTGGAGGTATTTAGGGACAGCAGCACACTGGGAGCTGCCGGAGCTGGAGCTGCGGTCTCCTCTGACAGACCTTCTCTGGAATCACCCCTGAAGGGCCTCCTGAGGCTCTGAAGAGGTGGCACTCTGCAGAACTGTGTGCATGGTGGTTTGCTTCTTTCTTCATGGTGATTTGCTTACACGTGGATAATACTCTTCTCTATAAATGAGAACCTTTCAGTGTTGGGTCTGTGCTttcaaactttttatttattctagttgttgatgggcctttattttatttatttatgtgtggtgctgagtcgaacccagtgcctcacacatgctaggcacgagcgctaccactgagccccagccccatccaCGCTTTCACACTTTTGAAGGAGCTTGCTGAGGTTTACAAAGCTTCTGCCAAGCCCTTCACTGTGAATTTTCTTGGGACATCCTTTTCTTCTGAAGTTTCCTTTTCTCTTGCCTCTCTTTAGCTTTGATCTCACTAGGCAATAGGAATGTTTCAGCTTCATTATCATCTTTtgaacattatttatttttaaatttgttctttaggCCTTGGGATACAGCTCAGCTGATGGAGTGCtggccttgcatgtacaaggccctgggttctaatcccagcaccaaaaaaaaaaaaaaaaaaaatggttgtgtTAACCCAATGACTATATATAACTATAAACctctaatgaaaaaaattaagtttgttctttatagttatacatgacaatagagtataATTTGACATATTTAAACAAACATGGAATACATCTTATACTAATTCTAACCTCAGTCTCGTGATTGTACATGACGTGGAGACTCACCGTGATGTATTTATATAGGTTCCTAGGAAAGTTaagtcagattcatttcactgtctttcctgttTCCTGTTCACCCACCCTTCCCTTCAGTCCCAGCTGTCTAGTGATCAATAAGAGGGCTCATCTAGTCCGGTattcttctattcttccctcctacCTCCTTATCATCTTATGGGGCCACCATTGGATATGGGGTCCTCAGCTGACTGAAATGGTGTGCAGTACGTGGCTGTATTTACTGGTCAAGCAATCTTACTACACTGCAAAAGTCCTGGGTAGAGATAAGTAATGAGTGGGCAAAAGGTATAAATATTCTAAAGGTGCTTGATACATGTTTTAAAGTTGTCTTCCAAGGGACAATTACAACTGTTCAATCATTATTAAAAAGCATTGATTGCCCGGGACATCAGCTAAGGATCAAGGAGTGAACAGCATCTTCAATGACCACAATACAGCAAATAAAACATTTGTGCCAACCCCTAAGCTTCTATTTTCTCATCTTGATCATGGGATAATAATAACTGTTTCCTGgatttgttgtagacattaatggAAACATTGCATATACTGGGTTGCATAGCCTGGTCCACACAAGAGGCACTTAAAAGTGGCACCTGTAATGACCATGGTAACGATAACACAGCAACAGTAATAATTATTGTTCAGGATGTTACCAGGTAGCCTGTAGGATTGGTTGTTGTATGTAAATGTATTATTCAAGATTAGCTAGACCAAATCCCAGGGGCTTAAAACAGCAAAAGTTTATTTCTCATTCAGTCTACATGTGGTTAATAAGAGGGCTCatctagccaggtgcagtgatgcacacctgtaaccccaacattttaggaggctgaggcaggaggatcgtaagttcaaagccagcctcagcaactcagcttaggccctgagtaactcagcaagaccctgtctctaaataaaatataaaaagggcttgggatgtggctcagtggttaagcactcctgggttcaatccctggttacccccccacccccccccaaaaaaaagaggcGTCATCTTATTTTAGACATTCAAGGACCCAGGCTGATAGAGCAGCCACCATCTCAAATGCCATCAATCACCACtccaggaggaaaaaaagaaagagcccTAGCAATTAAGGCTTCCTCCCAGAAGTGCCACCTGTCCCTTAGATTCACACCTCATTGACCAGAACCAATTGCATAGCCCCGCACAACCACAAGGGGGCAGGAGAGAACAATCCTATTTGGGACTAGAAGCAGAACTGGGACTATCTGCTGAGAAGACCCAGGACCAGATTCTGGGACCTATTGCTAGTCTcccctccacccacccaccccagaGTTTTCCATGTTCTAGCCTATGATGAAATCACAGCCCCAGAAACCAAGGCCCTGGGATCCCGCAGTTCAGACAGCAGGAAAATGGCTTCTCTGCAGTACAGTGCCTTCAGCCTTGGTCCAGAGACCACAGGAGCAATGGCCAGGGGGctcggggtgcagctcagtggtaggccCAGGGCCAAGttcaaggtgctgggtttgatggccagtaccaaaacaaacaaccgAAACTACCCAAAGCAGCCAAAAAGGCCGTGGGAAGAGCCTTCCGTTTGCTGCAACGCTCCATTTCTGACACCCATAGAGACGATGCCATTGATTCATACCACTACTCTGAATGTCGCTAATAGatcttttttatcatttttttactgcgaatttcaaaaatactCAAACGGAGAGAAGATAGTATGATACGGAACTCCATTGTCCAATCTGATCATTATCAAAATTGTACTTTAGGGGGCCCACGTGGTGACTCATACCTGTAAGACCAGTGATTCTGGAGGCCGGggtaggaagatcccaagtttgaggtcagtctctgcaacttagcaagaccctttcccccccccccaaaaaaaaaaaaaatggggacatagctcagcggtagagcacacctgggtttgatccttggtaCCAATATATACATACaggcatatatacatacacattttatttgtCACCTCCACTGTTGGTTGAGTCCCCTCTGGGAGCTTTAGCTCTCAAGCATTTCTGGCTTGTCCTGAGTCCAAAAGTGTTCTcacaacaagaaaaagaaatccctcaggcagagtcacagatgtcaCAAAGATCCCTTCTCCTTGTAGAGGTG is a window encoding:
- the Hapln2 gene encoding hyaluronan and proteoglycan link protein 2, with protein sequence MPGGLTLPALCRLLLPWAFAIFHKALGDSEFHPGPHYLLPPIHEVIHSRRGATATLPCVLGTSPPSYKVRWSKVEPGELRETLILITNGLHARGYGPLGGRARMRRSHRLDASLVIEGVRLEDEGRYRCELVNGIEDESVALTLRLEGVVFPYQPSRGRYQFNYYEAKQACEEQDGRLATYSQLYQAWTEGLDWCNAGWLLEGSVRYPVLTARAPCGGRGRPGIRSYGPRDRKRDRYDAFCFTSALAGQVFFVPGRLTLSEAHAACRRRGAVVAKVGHLYAAWKFSGLDQCDGGWLADGSVRFPITVPRPRCGGLPDPGVRSFGFPRPQQAAYGTYCYAE